Sequence from the Psilocybe cubensis strain MGC-MH-2018 chromosome 10, whole genome shotgun sequence genome:
CCAGTTCCTCTTCGGTCAACGGTATTTTGAAAGCAGGTTTGGGAGGAGATGCGATACGGCGTGGTTGCCTGATTCGTTTGGGCTTACGGGGGCTCTCCCACAATTAATTCGTGGTGcaggtgagttttttttttagcGATTTTTAGAATTTTTTGAGTTGGCTGGGAGATGCTGATTAGAGTTtgtgatttgatttgattaGGGATGAGTTATTTTTTTACGCAGAAGCTTTCATGGTACGCTTCATTCACTCCAACTTCTCTTGGTTGATCCAATACTGATACTGATGGTCGGTGTTTTCTAGGAATAACATGTTagattttttgttttgtttttgtacTAATGAATATCCTTACTGACTGGATCGGTTAATCTTGTAGCAATGTCTTCCCTCACTCCACGTTCAACTGGGTGGGTATTGATGGTACGCAGGTTCTGTGCCATATGACTCCTGGTAAGAGACACCATTCCACTTTCTTTCAAGTCATTATTCTGATATTTCGGTTTTTATAAGTCGATACGTACACCGCACAAGCTACAGTCGGTGATGTGAACAAGGGAATCACAAACCACAAGGTACATCTTCTACTATCGAGGGAAAATTTACTTTTTCTGTAGTGCTCAATCTGATTACTCGTGTAGAATCTGGAATCGTCCGATAAGGCCTTGTTGGTCTTTGGAAATGGAGATGGTGGAGGAGGTCCCCTAGCCAAGATGTTAGAAAACGTACGTAGTTTCTATCCAccattctttcctttcctctgTTTATCAGTAGTGATTTCTAACGGTATGTTTATTATATTATTAGTTGCGTCGTATGCGGGCAGTTACCAATACCCATCGCGAGCTGCCACCCGTCAACATGGGACATTCTGTCGACGAGTTCTTCCAGCACATAGAGAAAGAGACGAATGAAGGCAAAATCTTGCCCAATTGGTACGTCTTTTGTTATCGATAGCCCTTTGAACAGTCTGTTAAGATTGGGGTGTAGGCATGGAGAACTGTATCTTGAGGTGAGGTTAAAAATGACTCGCTGGTTTTGCATCATTTTTGCACTTGGCACTTGATTAATGAggcttttttcttctttagTTCCATCGTGGGACGTATACTTCGCATGGTTCTATTAAGAAGGGGAATAGACACTCTGAGATCCTCCTTCGTGATGTTGAGGTATGtttattttgatttttgacgTATAAATATAACTTGCATTCATACATTTATGATTGTTCGCACTAGCAAATTGCAACACTGGCGTCGTTGTACAAACATAGCAAGAATAACTATGTTTATCCGAAGGATAAGGTTGATGAATCTTGGGAAAAGGTTTTGTTGAATCAATGTATGATTTACTTTACTTCTTCAGTGTATTTTTTGCTGACATCTGGTAACTCGTTTTTAGTCCATGATGGTAATGTTGATTAGTTTTACAAGAAGAGCCATAACCCCCTGACAtttattccatttttcttAGTTCTTCCAGGGTCTTCCATGTAAGTCGAATTTATAAGATTCAAAACAGCGCTCATTCTCATTCAATATTACAGCGGCATGGTCTACGAAGACGCCGAGAAGCTCTACGCAGAAGTCAAGAAAGACGGCGAAGCCTTGCTCGAAGAAGCCTTCTCCGTTCTGTTCCCAAATTCTGTTCCTCTCACCCCTTCCACCCGATCCAAAGCACTCGCAGGGTCCAGCAAGATCGTAGCGTACAATACCACCTTCTTCCCGCGGTGGGATATCGTCAAGATTCCTCTGGCGAAAGCGGGCCCGTCGTTGAAGGCGCAGATTTTACAGGCGTCGGATGATGGGCGCGAAGGGTACGCTATTATGCATTGTGCGAATGGAGCAGGCGCGGGGGAGTTGAAGCATCCTTCTAATGCGCTGCATGCTCATCTTAAACCGGTATCAGGTATGTTAATGTTAAATCTTTTCTAGAACTGTTATTGCTTTGCCGAGGAAGACTGAGATTTTGTTTTTATGTGCAGTTTATACTAATGGATCTGATCATTTCGTGCTTCGTAATGCGAGTGTACAACTTACTATTTCAAAGGGACGTATCAGCAGTCTAGTTGACGTCAAGCTCAAGTAATTATTTTGTTTTATTGCTCTAAAGGGGACTGGGCGCTTATGTTTATTACGCAGCCGCGAATTAATTGCGGAAGGGCAAACTGGGGGATTAATCATCTTCCAAGATCGTCCGAACTACTGGGATGCTTGGGGTATGTCGATCATGTTGACCTGTTGTCTCATGCCTTGAAAGCATGTCTAATTAATTGCCTTATAGATGTTGAAATTCACCATCTGGAAACTGCCCAACCACTCGAGTTCTCCAACGTTTCTGTTGTATCCCAGGGACCTCTTCGTGCGGCTGTTCGCGCGGAGGTGAAGTATGGTCAGAGCACAATCACGGTGACGATTTCACTCGATGCTACCACTGGTGAGAACTTGCTATGATTCTTGTTTATTCCTTTGTCTAACACCCCTATGTAGCCACTATCAAAGAGAACTCTCGATCCCTTTTCAACTTTGATGCTATAGTTGACTGGCGTCAACGTCATGAATTCCTCAAATGTGAGGTTCACTATCATCAATTGTTGATGTAATactgactttgatttgaatttgaataaGTCGAATTGCCTCTTAATATCCACAGCGATAATGCTACGTATGAGACCCAGTTTGGGTATGTTCAAAGACCCACTCATAAGAACACGACTTGGGATATTGCCAAGGTACACATCTTGGTTTTTGAGTTGGGGCATCTACTAATCATGTCTCGCGCAGTTTGAGGTCTGCGGTCATAAGGTCTGTTTCAACGcgaatttgaatttgaccTGTAGAAATACTGACACTTCTGTTCAAGTATGCTGATCTTAGCGAGTTTGGATATGGTGTAGCGATCCTTTCAGAGTCAAAGTATGGTTTCTCGTGCCAAGGAAATGTTCTGAGaatttctcttcttcgttcCTCTACTGCCCCAGACGCCGAGCAGGATCAAGGTTTGTAGTGCGATATCATGTTAACAAAGGTGATGATTTAAGTTTTTATAAATACAGGGGAGCATCATTTCTCGTGGGCTGTGATGCCTCATGAAGGACACTTCTTGGAATCAGATGTTCCAATCGCTGGTTATCTGTATAACTCGCCCTTAAGAGGTAAGAGGAAACTTTGTAATCATCCTTTCTAGTATGATTTGATCGTGTCCTCCAGTCCGCTGCTTGCCTCCGGGTGCACCTGACATCGTTTCATCCCTAAAGTCTCCGTTCGTAGTCCAAGGCGCGCGCAATGTCTTCCTAGAGACCGTCAAACGCGGGGAAAACGATACCTTTGACAACATCGTCGATTTTGAAGCTAAAGATTCAGATGCGACCACTACCGTCGTTCTGAGGCTGTATGAAGCGTTTGGCGGGCATGCGCaggttaaattgggcatttCGAGCCATTTGCCTGTTGTCAAAGCTTTCACGACCAACTTGCTAGAGGATAATGACGAGGAGCTGTATCTTCTCCGGGCGGAGGAGGACAAGGCGAAGGAAGAGAACGTGGGGACTTGTCTTTCGCTCAGTTTTAGGAGGTTTGAGGTCAAGACGGTTAAATTGGTACTTGGTGCGCTGCCTCCTAGTCCATTATCCCATAAAAGAGTGTCAGTCCTTCCTCTCTAATCTATTGGCTTTAGCTCATTTGTTTCCCTGATTCGATTCCAACAGATCTAAGCGGTCTAGCTGGGTGAATGTTGATCAAGCGCAGTTGTTGACGCTTTGAAAGTTTGAAAGAATTCTTTTAACTATATATAAAGTTGGCTTTTACTTCATAGATTCCTAATGTGGTCCAATGAAGACAGGTTGGGTGGGAGGAAGCCATACATGAAAGCGTCAAATTAAATATTGTCAGGTCTCACATCACCTCACCTCACCTTGTCTTATTTTCTAGTAACTCCTCTGTGTATCTGTACATATATCCTATTTAAACCATGAGCATGGTTTTCCATCCCTCACCATTTTTGTCTCTTTCACTTCACTCGTCACGCGTCAAGCTTCAAGGGTAAATGTCAGGTCTCAGATCTCACTAGTCACTTGCCATCATGTTCTTTCATTATATACTATCTTTCCGTACTTCTGTAGATCATATATTTAATACCTTGCAATTGTGCCTCGTTCGGTTCCCTCCGCTCGAGTCTCGAGTCTCGCTCACTGATCACTGATTTTTACTCCCACCCTGCGAGTCCTctcccttttccttttcctttttttgccAGTGTTTGGTACAGCCACTGTTGACGTTGACTCCCCCCTTCGGTTTCCACGTGTTTTGACCCAAACGCTCAGGCCTCAGGCCTCAGGCCTTTGGCGGCCCTTCTCTCCTCGCGAGGGAGCGTCGCCGTTTTTCGCGTCGGTCCTCTCATCGACGCTGGTACGTGATCCTCTCATATATACAAAGTCTTTCAAGCCCTACGCACCCACGGAATATCGTGAACTACTGCGTATATtctgttttcttttccatctttcatttttcttccttaCAAATACAATGAGAAAAGTACCACCGAGCGCCCAATATCAATATTTTATCTGTAGAATACTCGTGTAATTTGTATGCTTTCTCGAGAGTCGGATATGTGGCTCTCTCTGCCCTCCTCAACCCTCCTGCACCTCCTGCACCCTCCCTGGCCTTGCCAACTACATTCTGCCCCTCTCTCTGTCCTCTCCAGCCAGGTTTTAGCCCTTTTGTATCCTCGCCATCATCGTCAAGCTTGGTCCACATGCGGTCTCGGTGCGTCGGGTAGTGCAGTGGTAACGTTAGTCATTGTAAAGTAAAACTTGGCACTTATACCATTCTACTGCTCGCCCTGATGtcccaccctcctctccctttttcTTATGATTTTTGCAATGTTTCGTACAGCCACCGTTGGCTCCCTTTTGTCTTCCACGTGAGTTGTCCCAAACACTCAAACCTGCAGGCCTTGCCTCCCCCCTCTCGAGTCGCATTGCTTCATATCTGTTCTCTCGTCGACTGTCGACAGCTAATCGCGTGACTCTTTCCTTTGGTCTTTTCAGACCTCCCGCCAAAGCCCTACACACCCCCAGGATATCGTACACACCGCCTATTCTGCTCCTCAAGGGCGTTCGTCGAACACTCTCAAATTTCTCCTCGCTTTTAAATCTTTTCTGTcccaccccaccccaccctcctctcccttctCCCTTcttaaatatttttttttcagtgTTTGGTACAGCCACCGTTGGCTCCCTGGACCCTTTTGGTTTCCCTTCCACCTGGTTTGACCCAAACATTCAATATTCATATTCAGGCCTTTGGTATCTcatctctcctctcctctccatcctctcGCATCGCGCTGTGTCGCGTCGTTCCTCTCGTCGACTCGGACAGCTCTTACCCCCAGGATATCGTACACACCGCCTATTCTGTTCCTTCCAATTTCTATGCCTAACATTACCCTCTTCCTCTACCTTCCTCGTCTCCTTGTTGATTAAATCTTCACAGAAATTAGACTGTGCCATAATATATTTTATTGTCAGCTCTGATGGACATTCGACTTGCGTGACCTGAACCCAAAGGCACTGAATGCTAGCCGCTAGGCCTTTCTTGACAACACACACAGTCCAGTCAAGTATTAGAGTAAGTACAAGTAATCCCTGATACTGAATACtaacaagaaaaacaaaaaagaaatagaaactGCGAAAAAATCTCAATCTCGGCGTTTGTCCGACTTGTTCCCCGATAGCTCGTTAAGCTCCGTAGCGAGCCGGTCGTATTCGGCATGATTCTGCGCAGCCTGTTTCTTCAGGATATCTAACCACCAAAGTAAATAAATAGGCAATATTTACAGATTTCAGGGGCACATACCATAATCGCGAACTTTAGCCCTTGCTTCAGCGAGCTCTTTTTTCAGTGCGGCGATCTCGCTGGCTTGATCCTTTGTCGCGGGAGCCTTCGAAGCCTATGCCACGTTTAATCGACCGCAGAAAGCagacacacaaaaaaaaacgcaagCACCTTTAGTTTGATGTACTCTTCCTGTGTATGCAAGAGATCGAGGATGATGTAGAACGTGCGCGTGAGGACAAgtgagaggaagaggcagaagCCCGTCAGGTAGACGTTACGCTGGGCGCTGGGCGAGTGTCAGTTTTATGTTAGAGCTAAAGGTAATGTCATGAACTTACTAGAACTTTCTGGCTGCGATACCCGTGTCGGTACGGATATCCTGTACAACGCCTTGTCTATGCTTCGCCATATCCGACTCGGCTGTAACGCGGAACATGCGCTGTACGGCGTCCGCGAACAAAATTGCAACGAAACTGGTATAAACCCTTCAGTCAATAGTTTACACGGTCGATATCTGATGAGACCCACATGAAAGAGATTTTGAGTCCATACGCGATTTTGGCTACGATTTTGGATTcggagaggaaggagaagacgTTTTTCTTCACGGTGTATGGGAGCGGTGCGACGAGGACGCAGAATGTCACCATCTACGTTGTGTTGTGCAGTGTGTAAGCTCTTtgcaccatcaccaccaatAGCCCACCAGTCCACTTACCTCTGCCGCCAACAACAAAAACGTGAGTGAATAGCTATCCATTCAGTGCGAAACAAAAACATTATCAGCAAGATACAAGGATAACCAGAAGCGAAACGCGTACTAGATCGTCATGCTGAGCTCGAGCTGGGTATATCTCAAGCTAACAGGTGAATTTGAAGGAAAAACGAGGATGCTGCGCGATGCTGTACGACTACGTGGAGGTTAAAAGGCACAGCGAGCGCGAACCGTACCGTGACGCCAGACCAGGCTGACGTCACGGCTCCATTGACATGAATCGAACCGaaccacccgcacccgcagaGCTGCAAATTCAAGCGAGCCGGCTCACGGCACCCCGTGACGGTGACGCGTCCCACCAGCCTCGTAATCAGCACACTGACTGGCAGGGAGGGTCAAATCAAAAGCGCGTCCGAGCATTATATTAGCCACTTATCCACTCTTATCcaaaaccaccaccaccaccaccaccaccaagccACCAACCCACCTCAAAAAACAGAATCAATCAACGAACAGAACCAATCATCACTCAATCAAAGCAAAGCACAATGTCGCCCATAGATGTGCATATCAAGCATAACGGCAAGACCTACGACATCAAGCTCGACCCCGATCTGCCACCGGCCGTCTTCAAAGACACTATATACAGTCTCACGGGCGTTCCTGTGGATCGGATGAAGGTCATGGTCAAAGGCGGTGTTTTGAAGGTGCGCATATCGTTTCTCTGGACGCATACACTTTCTTGGTGGATCGTCCACTTTTCTCGCCTCGTATTGATCGTTTGTTTACTCTTTTCGCCTTTCTTTCGACAGGACGACTCGTCATGGAAGAAAATCGGCCCGAAAGAGGTGAGTTGTTTGCCTCTAGATGGTCATACAACGACTATAATATACCCAACGAATGTATTCTATTCAGGGCCAAACTTTCATGGTAATCGGTGCAGCCGGAGAGCTACCAAAGGCCCCTCCGAAACCAATCGTGTTCTTAGAAGGTATGCATGCGGAAATTAGCACTAGGGAGACAAAAAAATGCGGCCAAACTCAACAGACttttgatatgatatgatatagATATGGACGATTCTGAATTAGCGGAAGCTGTGAGCTCATTATCTCTATTTCCTACTGTTTTTTGTGCTCATGCTTATCAAACAGCTTGCTAAACCTGTTGGATTAACCAAGTCAGTATCTATCCACACACACGATCCTCCCACTCCGTTCTGCGCGACGCCATGCTAACAGTATCCTTCCATCCACAGCCTCGGTAACACCTGCTACATGAACGCTACCGTACAAGCACTCCGCGCCGTCCCCGAGCTCCAAGCCGCTCTCGAAGCGTAagtcttccttccttccttccacACCCAGATCTCCCAAACTCTCTTTctcacaaaaccaaaaaaaaccctCAGACCCTCATTACAATCCGACACACCGCTCCCCGGCGCACTACGCGACCTGTACCGCAACATGGCTCAAACAGCCGACACAGTCACACCTTTTAAATTTTTGCAAGTGCTACGGGAAGTCAGTTCTAATTCATTTTCGTATAGCAAAAAATTCCTCGATCTCTGATAAATTCTTCTACCTCCACCTTTACCTTAGACCAATCGTCAATTTGCCGAGATGGACAGAAGCGAAAAAAGGGCTGGAGATTTGATGATGGGAAGACAGGTATATGCTCAACAAGGTACGTTAACAGTTATAACTGCTTTCCCTTTATGTAACACTACTGACCATGGGCCCTTTAATCAATTCATCGTAATGTAATGTAATGTAACAGACGCTGAAGAGTGCTACGGCGCGATCGTCCACAGCCTGCGAAACCTCCCCGGACTGAATGCACAAGGTAAAACGACTGCCACGGGCGCAGAAGCATCTGTCAACCGCTCGAAATTCGTCGAGCAGTATTTCATGGGTAAATTGCGTCGAGAGTGAGTCtactttgttttcttttttcagtAAAATATACCCTTTCCTTTACTATCAACTAACAACGATGAAAGGTTGAAAtgcaaagaagaaggcgCAGAAAACGAGCCTCCGACAGTGTCCACTGAGAACGTGCTGAAAATCGAATGCAACATATCGATAAAGACCAATTTCATGCTCTCTGGTATTATGTCGGTACGTTCAAGTTCAATACACGTTACAACTTGCAAATGTTCAACTACTAACTATGTCGGTTATAGTCATTGGACACAGAACTCGAAAAGAACTCTCCCTCGCTGAACAGAACCGCGGTATACACGCAGACCTCCCGGCTCACGAGGCTGCCTACATACCTGACCGTACACATGGTCCGCTTCGCCTGGCGCGCAGATATCTCAAAGAAAGCCAAGATCATGGTGCGCACCTTGATCCTCCTCTACTTACCCACTAGAATCGAATCTCATTTCTAATTACCGCAACCCATTCTTTCTACATTTGCCTTTCACAGCGCCAAGTCAAGTTCCCACAAGAATTCGACGCGCTGGATATCGTCACCAAGGATCTGCAGGAGAAACTCCTCCCTGCGAGCcggaagatgaaggagattGAGAAAGATAGACGCGAGCGCCGTAAAGTCCGCGCGAGGACTAAGCAGTTGGCCGCTGGTAgcgcccccgcccccgcccccgcctcTGGcccttcctcgtcctcgtcttcggCCACCCCGGCACCTGCCTCGGgtgatgtcgagatggcggACGCGTCGGCTGCAGCAGGTGCGGAAGAGggtaaaggaaaagaaacggCTGTGCGGGACGGCGAGCTGGAGGACGAGTCGGTGTATAGGAAGCGCGAGGCTGAGGAACTTGCTCAGCTGATCAATGAAGATATCAAGAACGATATCGGCGCGAGTACGACGGGGCTTTACGAGCTCGTCGGTGAGTCTCTGTCTACTTACCTCGTGTATCTGTGCAAACGGAagaattttttttgctgatgtTTTTGGatgtttctttcctttttttccaGCTATTGTCACGCACAAGGGTGCAGCGGCCGATGCCGGGCATTACATGGGGTACGTCAAGAAGAGCGTGTTCAACGCGTacacgaagaaaaagaaagtcgAGGCTGCGCCTGCTCCTTCCGAGTCCGCCGAGGGCGCCGCGCCTGCCCAGCCATCCGAAGCCGAGCTGACGGCTGAGCTGGACGCACAGGAGGGCGACGAGGATTGGTACAAgttcgacgacgacaaggtGTCTGTGTTCCCGCAGGAGAAACTTGCTACATTGGAtggcggaggagaggatTCGAGTGCGTATGTGCTGTTGTATAGGAGTAAGAATGCGGCGTGAGCACTTGGGGCTGAGGACAAGGGagttgctgctgctactgctgttttttgttgtttttcatTAAGTGAGAAGTTGTCATACACATATTATATCTCGAGAAAACGGAGATTGTTGTACAGGTTGTTGGGTTGTCAGATAGAAAAGCTAGATGCATTGTGTGCTGTGTATATTCCATCCATATGTGTAGTTGGTTGTGCAGCAATACGtgaaaaaaatggaaatggggTGGTACTTCTGCAGTCGCTATGAGACTTTAGCTTTAGGCCGTGGTGCTGGATTGGCGTTCAAACGGCTGGCTGTTTTTGTCGCTACTCGGAACAGCCAGAAACAACATGCGAGGATTGTCAGTGCCGTCACAGGTTCTACGAAGGCGAGGTCCTGTGTATTCCCAACAGGGAGATATAAAACAGAGGCCGTCTCTGAGAAATCACTGTGCGGAGGGATAGCGACGAGCATGTTGTCCGGAGGCAACACAGACGCAACTCGTGAAGGAAGCGAGAGCGCTCCGTCGTTcccttctttgcttttcgtGTTCCCTTTCCAGGACGATACTTGTGCTATGGAAAGTAGCTTTCAGATGTATGGTATACGTTAGGTGGAAGGGAACGTAGACTTTACTTGAGCGCGGACAACTTAGGAATCCCTGTGGCCAGTCGACGTGTATGCGTTCATGCCCATGCGTTCCCTCATTTCcagatgacgaagacgaagaattcGGAACTCCATAGCGCAAATGCATAGGCACCTCAAGGTACACATCTAACCCGTTCTCTCCATCCTCACGACCCGCGTCCGTGTCTCCATCAACAAAAGGCAGCGGTACAGTGAGCAGCAAATCGGCGCCCTCATCAGGCAGGGCATGCACAGGTTTCTCCAGATCACGGCTCCCCCAGTGCCTGAACTCATACGACGCGCTACGCTGCGCGAGCTCGTGCGTGTCGACGAATACCAGCGGCGGCAGCGCGAAGTGCAGGTGCAGTGTGCATTCGTCGTAGGATTCGCGTTCAAGTCCTGGGAGGTGAATTGTGGTTTTGGATATGGGGTGAAAGCCTTTGGAAGGTCCCAGGTCGGAAGTGAGATATGACATTGTGTACGGTCAAGTTAAGACCTTGTGCGTTGTCGCaatgtcgtcgtcgtcgtcgatgtcAGCGTTGAAAGCGACGAGCTGCAACCTGGCATTAACATCACGTGCCGTATTGCCTCCGAAACTTTCACCGGTCCCGCTTTCAAGAACGTCTTGGCGCTTCTTTCCACCCACCACTGAGAGCCCACTCAGCCTGCTCTCAATAGAAATCTTACACAAGGTGCTCttccaaaaaaaatttcccaGTGCGACTGTGCAACCTGTGAAACTACTAAATGATGTTTCTGTCAGCGATATTACAGGTTGCGACTCGCCAAATCATCAGGCTTGAGAATGTCAAAACTCCCTCGACGGACCGCAGTTGGACAGACATTCAGATCAAATCGCGGGAATGCTCTAGATGTTTCTCTGACTGACATAGGTGTATTACGCACGTCGGCGAGCTCGAAGGAGTAGCAGCGATGCTTTCCGAGCTTGTATCGGGGCGTAGCTGATTTGTTCCTACATAGCACATGGCGCATTGCATCGACTCCCATCGAATACGGATGGTCCTTGGGGTTGACAGTCCTCATCAACTGTCAAATAATAGACTCTGCGTTCAGTTTTCACTGCTGAGCGCTGACATTGATCGGAATGAGTTGACACGAGTCATCGCTCTCAAGGTTGTTTCCATACACATACGAGGGACCAATAACCGGTATCATTTGACCTATCGAACATAAGGTATTCTTTCACATCCATGGTGTTTGAAGTGTCAAAAACTCTATTGCCATGGTATACACGCCCACGTACGTACCAGTCTTGATATGTACAATGCAGCGTTTAATTATATTACAAAATACCCTTGGTTTTCAGGAATATCTTCATAGGCTCACAGCGCACCTGCGATGCCCGAGCACGGCCCATTATGTTCCCGGTCTCCCGAGCATGGGCCGTGGAATGTCGAAAGCGCGGTTGTTACGATTCATCGGTACATACAGTGCGCAAAAGGCGGCTTTGACTCGACCCTTATTTGGGTATAACCGTCTTTATCATTTGGCTTGACATAGTTGGTGGATCCGGGCTGGGAAATATTCACATACCGGCACCAACCGCCCTGGGCATCACGCCGCGagacgcgacgcgtctcaGAAGAGTTTATGTCTGCATTATTATCAATTCCTCGACTGTAGCGCTGGTATACACCCCTTCCTTATCGGGTTTCGATGGTGCGTGATCAAGTACATTGACGTACGAGTGAATTTCTGAAATATTTTTACGCTGCAATTACTTAGTGACTACGCGCTACGCTGGACTCAACGCAAGAATGTGCCGTTTAGGTTCGTCCACTCCACAAAGttattttttcatcttcaccttACCCCATTGCTTTGCGAAGGGATACACTGCGATGATCTGATGATGTCCTGATTTCTGACAACCACTTCTCATTACTCAATAGCCTGAGTTCGAGTACATATAAAAGATGCTCATAGCTTGCCCAGATTTCTTCAGAGTTCTCAGTGATTCGAATTCTTAATCACCTCTATTACAGTTCTTCAATCAAAACATAAATGGCTTTCACGCGTCTCGCTGGTATCATTGCGATTGCACTCGCGTCATCCCATTCTGCATACGCCGCCACAACTGGTGCAAAACCAGTTACATGCTCGACAGGTCAGGTTACCGCTAATGCCGCCTGCTGTGGTAAGTTTCTATTTTGCCAATATTGCTGCCTGTACAGTCTCTCATTCTTGCACTCTGCCTGCACACAGCTCTGTTCCCTGTCGTCAGCCTGATGCAGTCTCAGCTGTTCGACAATGGTGAGTGCGGAGAGGGCGCACACTCCGCCCTTCGTCTGTCTTTCCATGATGCTATTGGCTTTTCCATTCACGGTGCGTATCCCTTTttttgaaagcaaaaaattCTGGCGCCTAACTCATCTGTCGACTGTCATGTTACAGGCGGAAAGTATGTGGCGTATTGACGCAACTTGCTTGGATCAATTGACTCAAACAAACTAATCGAACAGGGGAGGAGGTGCCGATGGATCCATTCTCCAATTCGGGGACGTCGAAACTCAGTTTCACGCTAACGGAGGGTAAGGATCACATTCCTTTGCCTTACTATTGCTTCTCGTATCCTGTTACTGAATATGAACACGTTAAAGTATTGATGAGATCGTCGACGACCAGACGCCTGTCTGGCAGCAGACCAACTTGACCGCCGGAGACTTGTAAGCTACCCCCCTCTCGGCCTAAACTGTCAGAAACAGTTTGACTAAGTCATCTTCGCCTCGTAGCCTACACctcgccgccgccgtcggTACAGCGAACTGTCCTGGAGCACCTCGTCTGCAGTTTATGCTTGGACGCCCTGCGCCAGTTGCTCCCGCTCCTGATCTCACTATCCCCGAGCCCACTGACAGTGTTACGTCGATTTTGGCGCGCTTTGCTGATGCCGGATTCTCACCCAGGGAGGCTGTCGCTCTCCTGACCTCTCACACTATCGCTGCAGCCGTAGGTGATTCAGGTAAACAAACAAGTCAAATGCTAACATACTCCAAAATAGGATGTTGTTGATCCTGCCATTCCAAGAACTCCCTTTGACTCGTGAGTATATTTGGATCATGTGCATATGTCATTGTCCCAAGGAAACTGATTACACAAACATGCCACAGAACCTCTGCGACTTTGTACGTCATACACCAGACAGAAAATCGGCATTGGTGACT
This genomic interval carries:
- a CDS encoding Alpha-mannosidase, whose amino-acid sequence is MACNHGHGHGQQSYPQLNHSAGPKWIKNLTKDRLGTFNGGHYADVNLASVLFTHRIDNAEHIKLKVWSAPGLTKPTFEEAMQQKFKTAKKTNHWWKVTVTIPSYWEQYERVQFEFDPGCEAMIFSTDGTPLQGITGGYGGDRRVEYIISPEARAQGTHEFVIESSCNGMFGVPWNGDTIQPPDMNRYFSLASADLVVPNMEAWGLLWDFQTLRELVDTLPGNTPLQNKALTAANEIMNVFNKADLSSITKARKLAEEVFGEGWETKGADIYNEGPKEVNVWGIGHCHIDTAWLWPYRVTQQKVARSWATQVDLMERYPEHRFACSSAQQYKWLEQLYPALYERVKEKVLDGRFHPIGGSWVENDSNMPSGEALVRQFLFGQRYFESRFGRRCDTAWLPDSFGLTGALPQLIRGAGMSYFFTQKLSCNVFPHSTFNWVGIDGTQVLCHMTPVDTYTAQATVGDVNKGITNHKNLESSDKALLVFGNGDGGGGPLAKMLENLRRMRAVTNTHRELPPVNMGHSVDEFFQHIEKETNEGKILPNWHGELYLEFHRGTYTSHGSIKKGNRHSEILLRDVEQIATLASLYKHSKNNYVYPKDKVDESWEKVLLNQSLILIQYYSGMVYEDAEKLYAEVKKDGEALLEEAFSVLFPNSVPLTPSTRSKALAGSSKIVAYNTTFFPRWDIVKIPLAKAGPSLKAQILQASDDGREGYAIMHCANGAGAGELKHPSNALHAHLKPVSVYTNGSDHFVLRNASVQLTISKGRISSLVDVKLNRELIAEGQTGGLIIFQDRPNYWDAWDVEIHHLETAQPLEFSNVSVVSQGPLRAAVRAEVKYGQSTITVTISLDATTATIKENSRSLFNFDAIVDWRQRHEFLKFELPLNIHSDNATYETQFGYVQRPTHKNTTWDIAKFEVCGHKYADLSEFGYGVAILSESKYGFSCQGNVLRISLLRSSTAPDAEQDQGEHHFSWAVMPHEGHFLESDVPIAGYLYNSPLRVRCLPPGAPDIVSSLKSPFVVQGARNVFLETVKRGENDTFDNIVDFEAKDSDATTTVVLRLYEAFGGHAQVKLGISSHLPVVKAFTTNLLEDNDEELYLLRAEEDKAKEENVGTCLSLSFRRFEVKTVKLVLGALPPSPLSHKRVSVLPL
- a CDS encoding hypothetical protein (Uncharacterized protein C9E9.04); the protein is MVTFCVLVAPLPYTVKKNVFSFLSESKIVAKIAYGLKISFIFVAILFADAVQRMFRVTAESDMAKHRQGVVQDIRTDTGIAARKFYAQRNVYLTGFCLFLSLVLTRTFYIILDLLHTQEEYIKLKASKAPATKDQASEIAALKKELAEARAKVRDYDILKKQAAQNHAEYDRLATELNELSGNKSDKRRD
- a CDS encoding Ubiquitin carboxyl-terminal hydrolase 6; this encodes MSPIDVHIKHNGKTYDIKLDPDLPPAVFKDTIYSLTGVPVDRMKVMVKGGVLKDDSSWKKIGPKEGQTFMVIGAAGELPKAPPKPIVFLEDMDDSELAEALAKPVGLTNLGNTCYMNATVQALRAVPELQAALEAPSLQSDTPLPGALRDLYRNMAQTADTVTPFKFLQVLRETNRQFAEMDRSEKRAGDLMMGRQVYAQQDAEECYGAIVHSLRNLPGLNAQGKTTATGAEASVNRSKFVEQYFMGKLRRELKCKEEGAENEPPTVSTENVLKIECNISIKTNFMLSGIMSSLDTELEKNSPSLNRTAVYTQTSRLTRLPTYLTVHMVRFAWRADISKKAKIMRQVKFPQEFDALDIVTKDLQEKLLPASRKMKEIEKDRRERRKVRARTKQLAAGSAPAPAPASGPSSSSSSATPAPASGDVEMADASAAAGAEEGKGKETAVRDGELEDESVYRKREAEELAQLINEDIKNDIGASTTGLYELVAIVTHKGAAADAGHYMGYVKKSVFNAYTKKKKVEAAPAPSESAEGAAPAQPSEAELTAELDAQEGDEDWYKFDDDKVSVFPQEKLATLDGGGEDSSAYVLLYRSKNAA